A segment of the Jatrophihabitans endophyticus genome:
CGCCGCGAGCGAGGTGGTCAGCACCGCATGGGCGCCGGACGGATAGCGCAACACCATCGAGGTGGTGGCGTCGACGCCGGTGAACGCGGGCGTCGACACCGCGGTGACGTCCGACGGCGCACCGAGCACGAGCTGGGCGAATGACACCGGGTAGATGCCGAGGTCGAGCAGCGCTCCCCCGCCGAGCTCGGGGGCGAACAGCCGGTGGTGGGGGTCGCGGGGGAACCACTGGCCGTGCTCGGCGGTGACGTAGACGACGTCGCCGAGCGTGCCGGCGGCCAGGATCTCGCGGAGCCGGGTCACGTGGGGCAGGAAGCGCGTCCACATCGCCTCCATGAGGAACACCCCCGCCGCGCGGGCCGCGGCGATCATCTCGTCGGACTCGGCGCGGTCCATCGCGAACGGCTTCTCGCACAGCACGGCCTTGCCCGCCTCGATCGCGAGCAGCGTCGCGTCCCGGTGGAACGGATGCGGTGGCGAGACGTAGACGACGTCGACGTCCGGGTCGGCCACCAGTGCCTCGTAGGAGCCGTGCCGGTTGGCCACGCCGAACTCGTCG
Coding sequences within it:
- a CDS encoding Gfo/Idh/MocA family protein produces the protein MTAPIRWGLLATGGIAHTFARDLRLLPDCELVAVGSRTQASADEFADEFGVANRHGSYEALVADPDVDVVYVSPPHPFHRDATLLAIEAGKAVLCEKPFAMDRAESDEMIAAARAAGVFLMEAMWTRFLPHVTRLREILAAGTLGDVVYVTAEHGQWFPRDPHHRLFAPELGGGALLDLGIYPVSFAQLVLGAPSDVTAVSTPAFTGVDATTSMVLRYPSGAHAVLTTSLAAKSDNPAVIHGSEARLEVDGWFYTPTSMRVVSRDEEVLEVFETPPGGRGMEHQAAEVNRCLRAGLTESPLLPLDETSAIMGVLDEVRRQIGLDYTAL